GAATCTCTCCAATTTGGTCTATCTTGACCTCGGAGGTTATTCTGTCGAGCCTATGTTAGCTGAAAATGTAGAATGGGTATCAAGTATGTGGAAGCTTGAATATCTTCATTTGAGTTATGCAAACCTATCCAAAGCATTTCATTGGCTACACACTCTCCAATCTCTTCCTTCTTTGACCCACCTAGATTTGTCAGGATGCACACTCCCTCACTATAATGAACCATCCTTGCTCAACTTCTCATCTCTGCAAACTCTCCATCTTTCCTTCACTAGTttttcccctgccatttctTTTGTCCCCAAGTGgatattcaaattgaaaaaacttgTTTCTCTTCAATTATGGGGTAATGAAATCCAAGGTCCGATTCCTGGCGGTATTCGAAACCTCacacttcttcaaaatcttgacTTGTCTGGAAATTCATTCTCATCTTCTATACCTGATTGCTTATATGGTCTTCATCGTCTCAAGTTCCTCAACCTAAGGGACAACCACTTGCATGGGACTATTTCTGATGCCCTGggaaatttgacttctcttgttgaacttgattTATCAGGTAATCAACTTGAAGGAAACATTCCAACTTCTTTGGGTAATCTCTGCAACTTACGGGACATTGATTTCTCAAATCTCAAACTCAACCAACAGGTTAATGAACTTTTAGAAATTCTTGCTCCTTGTATTTCCCATGGACTCACAAGACTTGCAGTTCAGAGTTCACGACTTTCAGGCCATCTGACAGATCATATTGGggcatttaaaaatattgacacGTTACTTTTTTCCAACAACTCAATTGGTGGTGCTCTTCCTAGATCATTTGGAAAACTTTCATCATTAAGATATCTTGATCTGTCTACTAATAAATTCAGTGGAAATCCATTTGAAAGTCTTGGATCACTCTGTAAATTGTCATCTCTTTATATTGGTGGCAATCTTTTTCAAACTGTTGTCAAGGAAGATGATCTTGCAAATCTTACAAGCTTGATGGAGATTCATGCATCAGGGAACAATTTCACTTTAAAAGTGGGTCCCAATTGGCTTCCTAATTTTCAGCTTTTCCATTTGGATGTGAGATCATGGCAGTTAGGTCCCAGCTTTCCATCGTGGATTAAGTCACAAAACAAACTTGAATATTTAGACATGTCTAACGCAGGGATTATTGATTCTATTCCCACACAGATGTGGGAAGCACTTCCTCAGGTTTTGTATTTAAACCTCTCTCATAATCACATCCATGGTGAGAGTGGGACTACATTAAAGAATCCCATATCTATCCCCGTTATTGATCTAAGCTCAAATCACTTGTGTGGTAAATTACCCTATCTTTCAAGTGATGTGTCTCAGTTAGATCTTTCAAGCAATTCAATCTCTGAATCCATGAATGACTTTTTATGCAATGATCAGGACGAGCCAATGCAATTACAATTTCTGAATCTTGCATCAAATAATTTGTCAGGAGAGATACCTGATTGCTGGATGAATTGGACATTTCTTGTGAATGTAAATTTACAAAGCAACCATTTTGTTGGGAACTTACCCCAATCCATGGGTTCCTTGGCAGAGCTGCAGTCTTTACAAATTCGTAACAACACACTCTCAGGAATATTTCCAACCAGTTTGAAGAAGAATAACCAATTGATATCCTTGGACCTTGGGGAAAATAATCTTTCAGGATGTATTCCAACATGGGTTGGAGAAAAGCTCTTAAAAGTGAAAATCCTTCGCCTTCGATCAAACAGTTTTGCCGGCCACATTCCAAATGAAATATGTCAGATGAGTCATCTTCAGGTTTTAGACCTTGCAGAAAACAATCTGTCTGGCAATATACCGAGCTGTTTTTGTAACTTGAGTGCCATGACACTAAAGAACCAAAGTACAGATCCTTCTATCTATTCTGAAGCACAATATGTTGGTAGCTCTTACTCTTCCATCTATAGTATGGTTAGTGTGCTACTATGGCTGAAAGGAAGAGGAGATGAGTATAGAAACATTCTGGGTTTGGTAACAAGCATTGATCTGTCAAGTAACAAATTATTAGGAGAAATACCTAGAAAAATCACAAATCTAAATGGATTGAACTTTTTGAACTTGTCCCACAACCAATTGATTGGTCATATTCCACAAGGCATTGGTAATATGGGATCATTACAATCCATTGATTTTTCTAGGAATCAACTTTCTGGTGAAATCCCTCCAACCATTTCAAAATTGAGCTTTTTGAGCATGCTAGACGTGTCTTATAATCATTTGAAGGGAAAAATTCCAACAGGAACTCAATTGCAAACCTTTGATGCCTCCAGCTTTATTGGCAACAATTTATGTGGTCTACCACTGCCCATAAACTGCAGCTCCAATGGGAAAACTCATAGTTATGAAGGAAGTCATGGGCATGGAGTGAATTGGTTTTTTGTTAGTGCGACAATTGGATTTGTTGTGGGATTCTGGATAGTGATTGCTCCTTTACTGATTTGTAGATCATGGAGGTATgcctattttcatttccttgatCATGTGTGGTTCAAACTTCAATCTTTTCGCTCAGGTAGTATCACTGTTTAGTGTTGCTTAGAATACTCCGATGTTTTATCATTGTATTGGCAGGTTGATCAATTTATGTCAACAaagaaatttaaacaaactaatccattatatttcaattttcagtaatgtgttatatttaatgaataaGAGTTGTACCGTGGGAATTGTTGTCATTGCATCTAAATACACAAgtgtatctatttttttttaagttatgtttctttgaaatttattcatatgtttgaatctctcttgaaatgTGATTTCAAATATTCCCTTGTTGTTGGGTAATGAAATCCAAGGTCGATCCGATTCCCTGGTGGTATTCGAAACCTCACACTTCTTTAAAATCTTGACTTGTCTCAAAATTCATTCTCATATTCTATACTTGATTGGTTATACGGTCTTCATCGTCTCAAGTATTTGGACCTAAGGTACAGCAATTTGCATAGGACTATTTATGATGTCTGGggaaatttgacttctcttgttgaacttgattTATCAATTAATCAATCTGAAGCAACCATTCGAACTTCTTGGGGTAATCTCAGCAACTTGGGAACTTGGGGGAGATTGATTTCTTATATCTCAAACTCAACCAACAGgttaatgatattttagaaattctagctcTTTGTATTTCTCATGGATTCACAACACTTGCAGTTTCGAGTTCACAACTTTCAGTCAATTTGACTGCTTTTTACCATTCAGggatatttttcaaattattttccataaaatgactctttttaataaaaaaagtcttaTCAGGTGCTACTATATGAGTTAGAAGTCATAAAATGACTCTTTTTAATAgaagtcataaaattatttataactgtaattttttttagttgggACTTCAAAgtcgttaattttttttttattttacaactagtctttttttaatttttttaacttaagactttaaaattgtaagtttaatttttttttatttttatgacttttgaaattgtgtttcgttttttttttacgtttaaattttttaattttagaattttttacttacttgtattttattttttatttttttcaaaaattataaaaaaattatttatttaattattaagtaaatattttatttattcatttaaaaaataaaattctataacattatttaaaatttatctaaattttaaatatgtaaaatatattaaataaaataatattaaaaaacataatatattttaaataaaaaatattaaaaaatatataatatatttaataaaaccataaaaaatataatacaaatcaaataaaactaatagtatgaattttttccattttaattattttttatttatcacatttggtttatttaaaatttagataatcttttaataatgtcattgaattttttttaaaatgaataaataaaatatttatttaataattaaataaataaaattaataacattttaaaaaaatgtaacaaaataaaaaataaaatacaagaaattaaaaaattctaaaattctaaaattaaaaagtttgaacttaaaaaaaaaaccaaaatgacTACAAAGtcgtaaaaagaaaaataaaataaaaaaacaaaacttatcactttgatatcataataaaaaaaactattgactttgaagtcgtaaaaaaaacacaaatattgtaatcgattatcggcttcaaaatttaaattcaaatttctaaaggaTGTTGCAAAACGTTTAAACCTAGTGATCGATtacaagccttgtgtaatcgattataggctttaaaattaaattcaaattttataagagcattttagaaattaatttgatcacgggtaatcgattacatcccctgataatcgattaccagagagtaaatattaCTTTTATGAAATCTCAAAAAGCTTCTGGAAAatattctttggtcaaacctgtGCATCATCAATTCATAAACTCTTTCTAAGATTCTAGGAACTAAGTTCATCAATTATATTGAATTTCTGGattcttgacttggatcaaacGTGAGAAGCACTTATCTTTGACATCGTCAAAACTTCATATCATTATATGCTTCTACAAAAATAtgatattgatttttttgagaacaaaagttaatattctttttcacacttctttttatataactaattaattttcatatgataaagaaaataatattcagaTTTGAGTACAATTAGAAATACATGACACAACAACCTTTTCAATTGATGACAATTAAAtctaatcttttatatatatatatatatatatatatatatatatatatatatatatatatatatatatatatatatatatatgagaatattattttgtgaattgaaaaattgatcaaaattaaatagctaGATTGGaacgaaatatttttttaatatattttttaaccgaaatagtctttaaagtacaccctttttcctataattgattttttttttcctataatgaAACATCAAAGAATACTGGGAAAGGTAACTGAGTAAGAGGAAGTGAAGAGAAGGTTAGGAGGGGAAAGTGTGGTGACAGAGAAAAAGTACCAAGAGATGTATGTGAATAGTCCAGGGAAAGGTGTGGTTGATAAGCTTAAAGGTATGGTTGGGACATGGTTTACCAACCCAGCAGAGAATCAATCTTCACAAGGTAAATAACAATGAATAGTAGCTCTAGTTGTCTCCATGAGGTTTCTCTTGGTTGATCAATGCTTTTTGcaaattttacttatttctaaattagtttattatattcttttaccATACTTCTCTGACTAATTCTTTTGTTACTCTTCACGTTCTGCTTGAGTTTTGCAGTTAGACAAACATATTTTGTAtcgatattaaaatttattttctctatatttGTCTTGTgacattttttctattttcttatcTTGGAAGAAGTGTTTTGAGAAACAAACGAAATTATGATTATGTATGTTTCTCTTAGTCTTAAGACTTGATTCCAAGATGAATCGCAGTTATTTGTTTGCTTATTTTGGGCATGCTTgcatatttttctattatgttttttttttcattttgtaagaGCTGTTTCAAAAATAGTGGAGtatttattttctagtagttTTAGACTTCAGTCCAAGATGagttacagttttttttttttttttactttattttgggTATGCTAGTTTTTGCTGAAGCAAAGTGCcacattaattttgaatttgtggTTTGCATGGGTCGAAGATTTATCTATGAATTATGAGGCAGGAAGGGCAGAAGTGGAACAAGTTAACCAAGGTGCAGCAGGTGAAAGAAGGCTGCAGGAGTCATCTAATTGAAGAAGGGCTTTGAAGGAGTCTTTGCTTTGGGTGATTGTGTAGATTTTCTTAAAAGCTGTTTCAATATCTAGCCGTGTGTCTAGTTCTTTGTTGGAAGAAAGTTAGGATGTTCAAGTCacagtaaaataaatatttgtgttttttttaatgt
The Glycine max cultivar Williams 82 chromosome 16, Glycine_max_v4.0, whole genome shotgun sequence genome window above contains:
- the LOC100816375 gene encoding receptor-like protein EIX2, whose protein sequence is MNSSIYILVFVQLWLFSLPCRESVCIPSERETLLKIKNNLIDPSNRLWSWNHNHTNCCHWYGVLCHNVTSHVLQLHLNTTFSAAFYDGYYHFDEEAYEKSQFGGEISPCLADLKHLNHLNLSGNYFLGAGMSIPSFLGTMTSLTHLDLSLTGFMGKIPSQIGNLSNLVYLDLGGYSVEPMLAENVEWVSSMWKLEYLHLSYANLSKAFHWLHTLQSLPSLTHLDLSGCTLPHYNEPSLLNFSSLQTLHLSFTSFSPAISFVPKWIFKLKKLVSLQLWGNEIQGPIPGGIRNLTLLQNLDLSGNSFSSSIPDCLYGLHRLKFLNLRDNHLHGTISDALGNLTSLVELDLSGNQLEGNIPTSLGNLCNLRDIDFSNLKLNQQVNELLEILAPCISHGLTRLAVQSSRLSGHLTDHIGAFKNIDTLLFSNNSIGGALPRSFGKLSSLRYLDLSTNKFSGNPFESLGSLCKLSSLYIGGNLFQTVVKEDDLANLTSLMEIHASGNNFTLKVGPNWLPNFQLFHLDVRSWQLGPSFPSWIKSQNKLEYLDMSNAGIIDSIPTQMWEALPQVLYLNLSHNHIHGESGTTLKNPISIPVIDLSSNHLCGKLPYLSSDVSQLDLSSNSISESMNDFLCNDQDEPMQLQFLNLASNNLSGEIPDCWMNWTFLVNVNLQSNHFVGNLPQSMGSLAELQSLQIRNNTLSGIFPTSLKKNNQLISLDLGENNLSGCIPTWVGEKLLKVKILRLRSNSFAGHIPNEICQMSHLQVLDLAENNLSGNIPSCFCNLSAMTLKNQSTDPSIYSEAQYVGSSYSSIYSMVSVLLWLKGRGDEYRNILGLVTSIDLSSNKLLGEIPRKITNLNGLNFLNLSHNQLIGHIPQGIGNMGSLQSIDFSRNQLSGEIPPTISKLSFLSMLDVSYNHLKGKIPTGTQLQTFDASSFIGNNLCGLPLPINCSSNGKTHSYEGSHGHGVNWFFVSATIGFVVGFWIVIAPLLICRSWRYAYFHFLDHVWFKLQSFRSGSITV